The Engystomops pustulosus chromosome 3, aEngPut4.maternal, whole genome shotgun sequence region TATCCCTGTGTATATTGGGAATCTTATTTGCATGTGATGTGTTCTCACATGTCTCTGTATGGCTAGTCCCAGGAGGTGACATGGCCTCCTCATATGCCTCTGTgtggctacttccaggaggtggcatggcctcctcacatgtctctgtatgGCTAGTCCCAGGAGGTGGCATGGCCTCCTCATATGCCTCTGTGTGGCTACTTCCAGAAGATGTCATGGCCTCCTCAATGGTCTCAGGCTCAATGGCATCAATTTCTGCATGCAATGAATTATAATGTTTCCTATGGTTTGCATTATTTACATCACAGAAACGTTTAATATGTCCTGGCCTCCCACATCCATAGCAATACCGGACATATCTTGTCCTCCTAGCTCTGTACTCTGTAGACAGATATCCTGATGGTTCACCCCTATTGTTAGACTCCTGACACCAGTCCCTGAGTATATTAATAAAGTTCTCTAGGGATGTGGCGTTCTTCAGGGCAATTTTTGTGGTGTAATCCACATTACACTGATTTGCCATTGAATAGAGGAAATCAGAGTCATCCTGAGACATATCGGGGCAGTTGTAAACACTCCTAAATAAGGTCAGATACTTGTTACAGAACATAAGGGGGTCATCACCTGTCCTGAACCTATATCTTCTCAGGGTATTCTCACCCCTTATGTCTCTCCCTCCCATGATACGCTGCAGTTCCTTCCTTCTTAAGTCTGCACCACAATCCTCATCtcccatgtgtgtagatgacaatTGTGTGGCCAGAGGCCCAGGAAGCCATGCTCGGAGCAGAGACCAGGCATCCTTATTACATAAGTTGTATTGCTTCACCACAGCTTCAAATTTATTGGATACAATTATTGGTGATTCATTTGTATCCCATTCTCCAATGACCTGACACAGATGTAGTCTATCCTGGATGGTGAGTGTTGGAGACTTATCTGCAGGTATTAGATTGTGTTCATCACTCCAACCCCCGGGTGTGACaatgcagacatctgctgctttatgGCACGTCTGGTTCTGTACTTGGAGGGACCGGATCTGTTCTCCTTGTTTACACAGTTGGGCCATTGCTTCAGACAACTGACCCTTTAGTGAGGTAATTAACACGTCCTTCTGATGGATCTCCCTCTCTAAGGAC contains the following coding sequences:
- the LOC140122973 gene encoding posterior protein-like: MELVQKFVKKYSSARYHSCADGSLEEQYKELMMQCKAHNEKLDRKVLSKRGKKERLGNEIMMLIKMKELAEVKEVNWYIQRLQCKESIDRISDSVIEISAKTTSEMDNLQVKVDELSIRNHELDKQLDECRLSSVSTETHIQSLEREIHQKDVLITSLKGQLSEAMAQLCKQGEQIRSLQVQNQTCHKAADVCIVTPGGWSDEHNLIPADKSPTLTIQDRLHLCQVIGEWDTNESPIIVSNKFEAVVKQYNLCNKDAWSLLRAWLPGPLATQLSSTHMGDEDCGADLRRKELQRIMGGRDIRGENTLRRYRFRTGDDPLMFCNKYLTLFRSVYNCPDMSQDDSDFLYSMANQCNVDYTTKIALKNATSLENFINILRDWCQESNNRGEPSGYLSTEYRARRTRYVRYCYGCGRPGHIKRFCDVNNANHRKHYNSLHAEIDAIEPETIEEAMTSSGSSHTEAYEEAMPPPGTSHTETCEEAMPPPGSSHTEAYEEAMSPPGTSHTETCENTSHANKIPNIHRDKKEQPPSHCRQHKEGSNVPGYNPWAGLPLWLFWSWSQIALPLLINSAQYNSSSMAY